A genomic stretch from Sebastes fasciatus isolate fSebFas1 chromosome 23, fSebFas1.pri, whole genome shotgun sequence includes:
- the mrps33 gene encoding small ribosomal subunit protein mS33 — protein MAGLSSYGVRIARLSAQIFGGVVRPTDSRSLKVVQLFQEPPMAQRKEVYDWYPQHKIYYSMTQKLRFMGLFRDEHEDFKEEMRRLRKLRGKGKPKKGEGKRAGKKK, from the exons ATGGCCGGTCTGTCCAGCTATGGCGTGCGCATCGCCCGACTGAGCGCCCAGATCTTTGGGGGGGTCGTGCGTCCGACAGACTCCAGATCTCTGAAGGTGGTCCAGCTGTTCCAGGAGCCTCCCATGGCCCAGAGGAAGGAGGTGTACGACTGGTACCCACAGCACAAGATCTACTACTCCATGACCCAGAAGCTCCGCTTCATGGGACTGTTCAG AGACGAGCATGAGGACTTCAAGGAGGAGATGCGTCGCCTGAGGAAACTGAGAGGAAAAGGGAAACCAAAGAaaggagaggggaagagagcGGGCAAGAAGAAGTGA